One Ardenticatenales bacterium genomic region harbors:
- a CDS encoding DUF4255 domain-containing protein has protein sequence MTRRTGRGRYFRFEKESLTMIADLDETLRQLLVAELPVKNGEIDIKFDQPRREWSARLTKPTINLFLYDVRENTTLRQHQWEMVKNGRGPAGSRKRTPFRIDCHYMLTTWAAQPEDEHRLLTRAMLVLFRFPVLTEDRLVGAMRDQPFDVAAQLAVADKLTNPAEVWSALDNEMRPTVPYLVTIALDPWTEVTGPIVRTFTLRTGQTRTLPWQQQLDEVAAEVSYVAGIVHKNGAPQPGIEIAIKGTGLLATSDSEGRFSLGGLPPGTYTLLAWPASGKPKQKQIIIPAAGGDYDIEL, from the coding sequence GTGACGCGGCGGACCGGCCGCGGGCGCTACTTCCGCTTTGAGAAAGAGTCCCTGACAATGATTGCCGACCTGGACGAAACCCTGCGCCAACTCCTCGTGGCCGAACTGCCCGTGAAGAATGGGGAGATTGACATCAAGTTCGATCAGCCGCGCCGGGAGTGGAGCGCCAGGCTCACCAAACCAACGATTAATCTGTTCCTGTATGATGTGCGGGAGAACACCACCCTGCGGCAGCACCAGTGGGAGATGGTCAAGAATGGACGCGGCCCGGCGGGCAGTCGCAAGCGGACGCCGTTTCGCATAGACTGCCATTATATGCTGACGACGTGGGCGGCGCAGCCGGAGGACGAACACCGCTTGCTGACGCGGGCGATGCTGGTGCTGTTCCGGTTCCCGGTACTCACGGAGGACCGCCTCGTGGGGGCGATGCGGGACCAGCCGTTTGACGTGGCGGCGCAGTTGGCGGTGGCGGATAAGTTGACGAATCCCGCCGAGGTGTGGAGCGCGTTAGACAATGAAATGCGCCCCACCGTGCCCTATTTGGTGACGATTGCGTTGGACCCGTGGACGGAAGTGACTGGTCCGATTGTGCGTACCTTTACGCTGCGCACGGGGCAGACGCGGACGTTGCCCTGGCAGCAGCAGTTGGATGAGGTGGCGGCGGAGGTTTCGTATGTTGCCGGCATTGTCCACAAAAACGGCGCCCCCCAACCCGGCATCGAAATCGCCATCAAAGGAACCGGCCTCCTGGCAACCAGCGACAGCGAAGGCCGCTTCTCCCTCGGCGGCCTCCCGCCGGGAACCTACACCCTCCTCGCCTGGCCCGCCAGCGGCAAACCCAAACAGAAACAGATCATCATCCCCGCCGCCGGCGGAGATTATGACATTGAACTGTAG
- a CDS encoding phage tail sheath family protein, translated as MAVGYASPGVYVEEVDRGTKPIESAGTSIAAFIGITAEASRKSIDPNTGDRVPVESVLNKATLVTNWTQFGDIFGGFTDGAYLPEAVYGYFANGGGPCYVTSLLALNEQPAKPTAAKPAKEGEEAKAAPASESAAAALTANDYVGDTAARTGISGLEAIDEVNLVLCPDLMAGYDGSKKAKDMIKAVQTALITHCEKMRFRFALLDTPPGLNAQQAKEWREFLNFDTSHAALYYPWLEIANLGGAGTKLVPPSGHVVGIYGRSDSERGVHKVPANEVVRGAVGLEIQLSRGEQDVLNPIGINCIRAFPGRGIRVWGGRTLSSNGAWRYINVRRLFNMVGSSLDRGLQWVVFEPNDSALWAKVRRDITSYLRVVWRGGALFGATPEQAFYVKCDEELNPPEIRDLGQLIIEVGLAPVKPAEFVILRISQWAGADAEA; from the coding sequence ATGGCTGTAGGTTATGCATCACCGGGTGTGTACGTCGAAGAAGTTGATCGCGGCACAAAGCCCATTGAAAGCGCGGGCACATCCATCGCCGCCTTCATTGGCATCACGGCGGAAGCCAGCCGCAAAAGCATTGACCCGAACACGGGCGACCGCGTCCCCGTGGAATCCGTGCTGAACAAGGCTACGCTCGTCACTAACTGGACGCAGTTCGGCGACATTTTTGGCGGATTCACGGATGGGGCGTATTTGCCGGAAGCGGTGTATGGGTATTTCGCTAATGGTGGCGGCCCCTGCTACGTGACCAGCCTGCTGGCCTTGAACGAGCAGCCGGCCAAACCCACCGCCGCCAAGCCGGCCAAAGAAGGCGAGGAAGCTAAAGCCGCGCCTGCGTCTGAGTCCGCGGCAGCCGCGCTCACCGCAAACGATTACGTCGGTGATACCGCCGCGCGCACGGGCATTAGCGGGTTGGAGGCCATTGACGAGGTGAACCTGGTGCTGTGCCCAGACCTGATGGCCGGGTACGATGGCTCCAAGAAGGCCAAAGACATGATCAAAGCGGTGCAAACGGCGCTGATCACGCACTGCGAGAAGATGCGCTTCCGTTTTGCCCTGCTGGACACGCCTCCCGGCTTAAACGCGCAACAGGCCAAAGAGTGGCGCGAATTCCTCAACTTCGACACCTCGCACGCGGCGTTGTACTACCCCTGGTTGGAGATTGCCAACCTGGGCGGCGCGGGCACGAAGTTGGTGCCGCCGAGTGGTCATGTGGTGGGCATTTATGGGCGCAGTGATTCGGAGCGTGGGGTGCATAAAGTGCCGGCAAACGAAGTAGTCCGGGGCGCGGTCGGGTTAGAGATTCAACTCAGCCGCGGCGAGCAAGACGTCCTCAACCCCATTGGCATCAACTGCATTCGCGCCTTTCCCGGTCGGGGCATCCGCGTCTGGGGTGGCCGCACCCTCAGCAGCAACGGCGCCTGGCGTTACATCAACGTGCGCCGCCTCTTTAACATGGTCGGCTCCTCGTTGGATCGTGGCTTGCAGTGGGTCGTGTTCGAGCCAAACGACAGCGCCCTTTGGGCTAAAGTACGCCGCGACATCACCTCCTATTTGCGCGTGGTCTGGCGCGGCGGCGCGCTCTTTGGCGCTACCCCCGAACAGGCCTTTTATGTCAAATGCGACGAAGAACTGAACCCGCCGGAAATCCGCGACCTGGGTCAGTTGATCATTGAAGTTGGCCTTGCTCCCGTCAAGCCGGCGGAGTTCGTCATCCTGCGCATCAGCCAATGGGCCGGCGCGGACGCCGAGGCGTGA
- a CDS encoding stage 0 sporulation protein — MTTLAPTPTVTDVIGIRFQKLGKLYHFGLTPEQIEDIKPGDYVVVETKRGRQLGQVIAFVPPEQVNRRRALRNIERRATPRDLVLQQVWEARELDALITCREKAYELGLQDTRFIKATYSFDGSWITYYYTTENKNLDIRTLRSTLGRHLRTRVEMQIIGPRDVAKMLGGFGACGQPRCCSTFLTDFSPVSIRMAKAQGVSLSPQEITGMCGRLRCCLVYEYEQYVEAKKGLPKKGKRVRTPHGDGVVKDVLPLKEMVRVDVDGEWFDVARHELEPLDELEALERKAEAGCSRHEGGECDCGARKPTDDADES; from the coding sequence ATGACCACTTTAGCACCCACCCCTACCGTAACGGACGTTATTGGTATCCGGTTCCAAAAACTGGGCAAGTTGTACCATTTCGGCCTGACCCCGGAGCAAATCGAAGACATCAAGCCCGGTGATTATGTCGTCGTGGAAACAAAACGAGGCCGCCAACTGGGCCAGGTAATCGCCTTCGTCCCCCCGGAGCAGGTCAACCGCCGCCGCGCCCTGCGCAACATCGAACGCCGCGCCACGCCCCGCGACCTGGTTTTGCAGCAGGTATGGGAAGCGCGCGAACTGGATGCCCTGATCACCTGCCGCGAGAAGGCATATGAGCTAGGTTTGCAGGATACGCGCTTTATCAAAGCGACCTACAGTTTCGATGGCTCCTGGATCACCTACTACTACACGACGGAAAACAAGAATCTGGACATCCGCACGCTACGTTCGACACTGGGCCGGCATTTACGCACGCGCGTCGAGATGCAGATCATCGGTCCCCGCGACGTCGCCAAGATGCTCGGCGGCTTTGGGGCCTGCGGCCAGCCGCGCTGCTGTTCCACCTTCCTCACCGACTTCAGCCCTGTTTCCATCCGCATGGCGAAGGCGCAAGGCGTTTCCCTTAGCCCGCAAGAGATCACGGGCATGTGTGGGCGGCTGCGCTGCTGCCTTGTGTATGAGTATGAGCAGTACGTGGAAGCGAAAAAAGGGCTGCCCAAGAAAGGCAAGCGCGTGCGCACCCCGCATGGGGATGGGGTGGTCAAAGACGTGCTGCCGCTGAAGGAGATGGTGCGCGTAGACGTTGATGGCGAGTGGTTCGACGTGGCGCGCCACGAATTGGAGCCGTTGGACGAATTGGAAGCCCTGGAGCGCAAGGCGGAAGCGGGTTGTTCTCGGCACGAGGGCGGCGAATGCGACTGCGGCGCGCGCAAGCCGACGGATGATGCTGATGAATCGTGA
- a CDS encoding ATP-binding protein: MSVRDPWSKQPGAKAVVGEAVLAQLMPALSYADLRVQWGVARARAGGIDPHDEFRGLYVSDAHVDVLLGQGLGNNALSPAPVGEGWAAKLAAARRAWLAQMGDGRLAALWHRFQLSDMEMDALLLALLPELDPRFERIFAYLQDDITKKRPTVDLLLNLLSDDFSEKLRLQEMFRDEGRLVASRLALRFRDGPVAQPTLLSHFVRPAPQVVAYLLGHDGLDSQLHVFGRFWSVAEMPASAQLPAAMHAPLAAAAHAAPPPLLAFVGGYGVGKEAAACFVARAAQTPLIRLDLAAADFPLADFLPLVLRDGRLLGASLYFSGWDSVLEDGDLPPRLLQTLLAYPGLVMVGGEQTWQPRDKRHPRPVHTVPFPRPAYAERVSLWRDALDGSGIDVAPVANHFQFTPGQIRDAAATARDLARWEQKPLSLSHLFTASRTHSNQKLTALATKIEPRHRWEDIILPADTLRQLREMVNMVRYRPLVYGQWRFGEKMSLGKGLNALFAGESGTGKTMAADIMAHELGLDLYKINLSTVVSKYIGETEKNLSRIFLEAETSNAVLFFDEADALFGKRSEVKDSHDRYANIEISYLLQRMEAFAGIVILATNLRANLDDAFTRRLHFIVEFPFPEAPDREKIWRVNTPPDLPLAADVDYTLLAERFRIAGGNIRNILLAGAFLAAEAGQSVGMAHLLHAARREYQKMGRLINEVLFAPPPPDA, encoded by the coding sequence ATGAGCGTGCGTGACCCGTGGTCGAAGCAACCTGGCGCGAAGGCGGTGGTGGGGGAGGCTGTTTTGGCGCAGTTGATGCCGGCATTATCCTACGCCGATCTCCGGGTGCAATGGGGCGTCGCCCGCGCCCGCGCCGGCGGCATCGATCCCCACGACGAATTTCGCGGCCTCTACGTCTCCGACGCCCACGTCGATGTCCTGCTGGGGCAGGGATTGGGCAACAACGCCCTCTCCCCCGCGCCGGTGGGGGAAGGGTGGGCGGCAAAACTGGCCGCCGCGCGTCGTGCCTGGCTGGCGCAAATGGGGGATGGGCGGCTGGCCGCGCTCTGGCACCGTTTCCAACTGAGCGACATGGAAATGGATGCCCTGTTGCTGGCGCTGCTTCCGGAACTGGACCCGCGTTTCGAGCGCATTTTTGCCTACCTGCAAGACGACATCACGAAAAAACGTCCCACGGTTGACCTGCTGCTCAACCTGCTCAGCGACGATTTCTCCGAAAAGCTGCGCCTGCAAGAGATGTTCCGCGATGAGGGCCGTCTGGTGGCTTCTCGCCTGGCGCTGCGTTTTCGCGATGGTCCGGTGGCGCAGCCCACGCTGTTGAGCCATTTTGTGCGCCCCGCGCCCCAGGTGGTGGCTTATTTGTTGGGGCATGATGGGTTGGACAGCCAGTTGCATGTGTTTGGGCGGTTTTGGTCGGTGGCGGAAATGCCGGCATCCGCCCAACTCCCCGCCGCCATGCACGCCCCCCTCGCCGCCGCCGCCCACGCCGCGCCGCCGCCGCTACTCGCCTTCGTGGGCGGCTATGGCGTCGGCAAAGAAGCCGCCGCCTGTTTCGTCGCCCGCGCCGCGCAAACCCCCCTGATCCGCCTTGACCTGGCGGCAGCCGACTTTCCCCTGGCCGATTTTCTCCCCCTGGTCCTGCGCGACGGGCGGCTGCTGGGCGCATCTCTCTACTTCTCCGGTTGGGACAGCGTCCTCGAAGACGGGGACCTGCCGCCGCGCCTGCTGCAAACGCTGCTGGCCTACCCCGGCCTCGTCATGGTCGGCGGCGAACAGACGTGGCAGCCACGTGACAAACGTCACCCGCGCCCCGTCCACACCGTCCCCTTTCCCCGCCCCGCCTACGCCGAGCGCGTTAGCCTCTGGCGCGACGCGCTGGACGGTAGTGGCATTGATGTAGCCCCCGTGGCCAATCACTTCCAGTTTACGCCAGGGCAAATCCGCGACGCCGCGGCCACCGCCCGCGATCTGGCCCGTTGGGAGCAGAAGCCACTAAGCCTGTCGCACCTTTTCACCGCCAGCCGCACCCATTCCAATCAGAAGCTGACGGCCCTGGCGACGAAGATTGAGCCGCGCCACCGGTGGGAGGACATCATCCTCCCTGCCGACACGCTGCGCCAACTGCGGGAAATGGTGAACATGGTGCGCTATCGCCCGCTGGTCTACGGTCAATGGCGGTTTGGCGAAAAGATGTCGCTGGGCAAAGGGCTGAATGCGCTGTTCGCGGGGGAGTCCGGCACGGGCAAGACGATGGCCGCGGACATCATGGCGCATGAGTTGGGGCTGGACCTGTACAAGATTAATCTGTCCACGGTGGTGAGCAAGTACATCGGTGAGACGGAGAAGAATCTGAGCCGCATTTTCCTTGAGGCGGAGACAAGTAATGCGGTGCTGTTTTTTGACGAGGCGGACGCGCTGTTTGGCAAGCGTTCGGAGGTGAAGGATAGCCACGACCGGTACGCGAATATCGAGATTAGCTATTTGTTGCAGCGGATGGAGGCATTTGCCGGCATTGTCATCCTGGCCACCAATTTGCGCGCCAACCTGGACGACGCCTTCACCCGCCGCCTGCACTTCATCGTCGAATTCCCCTTCCCCGAAGCCCCCGACCGCGAGAAAATCTGGCGCGTCAACACCCCGCCGGACCTGCCGCTGGCCGCCGACGTGGACTACACCCTGCTGGCCGAGCGTTTTCGCATTGCCGGCGGCAACATCCGCAACATTCTGCTGGCCGGCGCATTCCTGGCGGCGGAAGCCGGGCAGTCCGTGGGCATGGCTCATTTGCTGCACGCGGCGCGGCGCGAATACCAGAAAATGGGGCGGCTGATCAACGAGGTGCTGTTTGCGCCGCCGCCGCCCGACGCTTGA
- a CDS encoding HDIG domain-containing protein — MNRDAAWSLVCEFVQDEGLRRHMLAVAAGMKWYARHLGHDPAYWETIGLLHDFDWEIHPDLDQHPTAGAPILRQRGVDEDTIRTILSHYTEGTGVERAQPIDFALLACDEITGLIIAATLVRPSKDVRDVALSSVRKKWKDRRFAAGVDREHVTEVTADFSRVCFDGRLDLWTHVGNVLVAMQEDAAILELDGRLATGG; from the coding sequence ATGAATCGTGACGCCGCCTGGAGCCTGGTTTGCGAATTTGTGCAAGATGAGGGGCTGCGCCGCCATATGCTGGCGGTAGCTGCCGGCATGAAGTGGTACGCTCGTCATCTGGGCCATGATCCCGCGTATTGGGAAACGATTGGCCTCCTGCACGATTTTGACTGGGAAATTCACCCTGATCTGGACCAACATCCCACCGCCGGTGCGCCCATTTTGCGCCAGCGCGGCGTGGATGAGGACACTATCCGCACCATTCTCTCCCACTACACCGAGGGAACCGGCGTAGAACGGGCGCAACCGATTGATTTTGCGCTGCTGGCCTGCGACGAAATCACCGGCCTGATCATTGCCGCCACGCTCGTGCGCCCGTCGAAGGACGTGCGCGACGTAGCCCTTAGCTCCGTCCGCAAAAAGTGGAAAGACCGTCGTTTTGCCGCCGGTGTGGATCGGGAGCACGTGACTGAGGTGACGGCGGATTTCAGCCGCGTTTGCTTCGATGGTCGGCTGGACCTGTGGACGCACGTCGGCAATGTGCTGGTGGCGATGCAGGAGGATGCCGCCATATTGGAGCTGGACGGTCGCCTGGCGACTGGCGGCTAA
- a CDS encoding phage tail protein has protein sequence MVGFHWALDVQNGKIVGYFTECSGIGSEHDIIEHKVVTETGQEVVMKIPGRLKWENIVLKRGITSNMDIWNWRKQVEDGDVDGARCDGSIVMYDQSLNEVARWNFERAWPVKVTGPQPKSDSNEISVEELHITHEYIARVN, from the coding sequence TTGGTTGGCTTTCACTGGGCCTTAGACGTACAGAACGGCAAAATCGTTGGCTATTTTACCGAATGCTCCGGCATCGGTTCTGAACATGACATCATCGAACACAAGGTCGTCACGGAAACGGGACAGGAAGTGGTGATGAAGATTCCTGGCCGCTTGAAGTGGGAAAACATCGTCCTGAAGCGGGGCATTACCAGCAACATGGACATCTGGAACTGGCGCAAGCAGGTGGAAGATGGGGATGTAGATGGCGCGCGCTGCGATGGTTCCATTGTGATGTACGACCAGTCGTTGAACGAAGTCGCCCGTTGGAATTTTGAGCGCGCCTGGCCGGTGAAGGTGACCGGACCGCAGCCCAAATCGGATAGCAACGAGATCAGCGTCGAAGAGCTGCACATCACGCACGAATATATCGCTCGCGTCAACTAG
- a CDS encoding DUF4157 domain-containing protein, giving the protein MSTERVLAPKTGLHPRRQMDESSTHQSGPLPTPERLAGPLTPDTVFQLHQTIGNAAVQRVLAQRSGVGPTELDDETTSAINRHLGHGASLDAGMSQKAGAALGTNFDDVTVHHDAAADQLSRQLGARAFTVGSDIFFRDGEYSPASHDGQHLLAHELTHVVQQGGGPANVQGKMSVNDPNDEYEAEADRMAAHVMDQPMGSTSPAQLQEDEEQLQLQEEEEELVQMQEMEEEEELVQP; this is encoded by the coding sequence ATGTCCACTGAACGTGTCTTAGCGCCAAAAACTGGATTGCACCCCCGGCGGCAGATGGATGAATCCTCCACGCACCAGTCTGGGCCGCTGCCGACTCCTGAGCGGCTTGCCGGTCCGCTCACGCCCGATACCGTGTTCCAACTGCATCAGACGATTGGCAATGCCGCCGTGCAGCGCGTGCTGGCCCAGCGCAGCGGCGTGGGTCCCACCGAACTGGACGACGAGACGACGTCCGCCATCAACCGTCATCTTGGTCATGGTGCCAGTTTGGATGCCGGCATGTCTCAAAAAGCGGGCGCGGCCCTGGGCACGAACTTCGACGACGTGACCGTTCATCATGATGCCGCCGCCGACCAGTTGTCCCGCCAGCTTGGGGCCAGAGCGTTTACCGTGGGCAGCGACATTTTCTTCCGCGACGGCGAATACAGCCCGGCCAGCCATGACGGGCAGCACCTCCTGGCACACGAGTTGACCCACGTGGTGCAGCAGGGGGGTGGTCCCGCCAACGTGCAGGGCAAAATGAGCGTCAACGACCCCAACGACGAGTACGAAGCGGAAGCGGACCGCATGGCCGCGCACGTCATGGATCAGCCGATGGGGAGCACTTCCCCCGCGCAGTTGCAGGAGGACGAAGAACAACTGCAACTGCAGGAAGAGGAAGAAGAACTGGTCCAAATGCAGGAAATGGAAGAAGAAGAGGAACTGGTGCAACCCTGA